The Chelonia mydas isolate rCheMyd1 chromosome 3, rCheMyd1.pri.v2, whole genome shotgun sequence genome includes a region encoding these proteins:
- the CYS1 gene encoding cystin-1 isoform X1, with the protein MGSGSSRRKRSCSPAADRPGRRGRSSSAPSGQGEEARGSQAPAPTELPSTSLRRPQPGGPAEDSDWELLEEVLAECEEPGALPPTARGPAAPIPGPPRRGPAGDSWAGHDRHPGAAAAGSGRGSGAAGGDQPASLTRSTQDPENNNNSANFQSEVTRSLRCNPQYRTITLKKSSWRVLNKSTAAETQCCMIIADRGTYEQGFCEQNNPAHSEIVLKKWKRGE; encoded by the exons GGCAGGCGGGGCAGAAGCAGCAGCGCCCCCAGCGGGCAGGGCGAGGAGGCCCGGGGCAGCCAGGCGCCCGCCCCCACGGAGCTGCCCAGCACCAGCCTGCGGCGGCCGCAGCCGGGCGGGCCGGCGGAGGACTcggactgggagctgctggaggaggtGCTGGCTGAGTGCGAGGAGCCGGGCGCGCTGCCCCCCACGGCCCGGGGCCCGGCTGCCCCCATCCCGGGCCCGCCCCGCCGGGGGCCCGCCGGGGACTCCTGGGCCGGCCACGACCGCCACCCAGGGGCGGCGGCAGCAGGGAGCGGCCGGGGCAGCGGGGCCGCCGGAGGGGACCAGCCG GCCTCCTTAACAAGGAGTACACAGGacccagagaacaacaacaactcGGCGA ATTTCCAGTCAGAAGTAACAAGAAGCCTGAGATGCAATCCCCAATATCGTACGATTACGCTGAAGAAGAGCTCATGGCGAGTATTGAACAAGAGTACTGCCGCTGAGACCCAGTGCTGTATGATCATAGCTGACAGGGGCACATATGAGCAAGGGTTCTGTGAACAAAATAACCCTGCACACAGTGAGATTGTTCTGAAGAAATGGAAAAGAGGAGAATGA
- the CYS1 gene encoding cystin-1 isoform X2, which translates to MGSGSSRRKRSCSPAADRPGRRGRSSSAPSGQGEEARGSQAPAPTELPSTSLRRPQPGGPAEDSDWELLEEVLAECEEPGALPPTARGPAAPIPGPPRRGPAGDSWAGHDRHPGAAAAGSGRGSGAAGGDQPASLTRSTQDPENNNNSASEFPVRSNKKPEMQSPISYDYAEEELMASIEQEYCR; encoded by the exons GGCAGGCGGGGCAGAAGCAGCAGCGCCCCCAGCGGGCAGGGCGAGGAGGCCCGGGGCAGCCAGGCGCCCGCCCCCACGGAGCTGCCCAGCACCAGCCTGCGGCGGCCGCAGCCGGGCGGGCCGGCGGAGGACTcggactgggagctgctggaggaggtGCTGGCTGAGTGCGAGGAGCCGGGCGCGCTGCCCCCCACGGCCCGGGGCCCGGCTGCCCCCATCCCGGGCCCGCCCCGCCGGGGGCCCGCCGGGGACTCCTGGGCCGGCCACGACCGCCACCCAGGGGCGGCGGCAGCAGGGAGCGGCCGGGGCAGCGGGGCCGCCGGAGGGGACCAGCCG GCCTCCTTAACAAGGAGTACACAGGacccagagaacaacaacaactcGGCGAGTGA ATTTCCAGTCAGAAGTAACAAGAAGCCTGAGATGCAATCCCCAATATCGTACGATTACGCTGAAGAAGAGCTCATGGCGAGTATTGAACAAGAGTACTGCCGCTGA